A stretch of DNA from Manihot esculenta cultivar AM560-2 chromosome 7, M.esculenta_v8, whole genome shotgun sequence:
aaataatttctattgatttttatttttttatttttaataatttaaattttatgtattttaatttttattatatttattgaatttgaattttaaatttattgaaatttttattttttttagagattgaatttgaaattttctttcttaatttttGACAAAATGAAATCTCAAACACTaaagaattgaatttaaaaaataaataaataaatctgttaattataCTATATATCAGAggcgaaaaaatatttttacttaaatttttattatacttattgaattttaatattgaatttattgaaatttttatttatttgtaaatattgAGTTTAACATTTTCAATTTGTTTCTTTGATTTGCAAACAGAAATTTTGTTAATTCAGTTCTTTAAAGAAAAATCTATAAATTTGtaagaattaaatttcagaagttataaatttgtaaaaattaaattttaaaagctaaaagtattgaattttaaaaataataattatagaaaaaaattaatttaaattcttacGAAATTCTTGATtatgattaaaaattttaaaatcctaTTTGTGATTCAAAATCCATCGATAATTCActtaatttactaataaatgtaatatattgaaaatttacTGACATATTACTTCACCGATGAGTTTCGACATTCATAGATAATTTGAAATCCACAGATAAATTGTTCATGAGTATCAAAACATGTTAGCACTttatgaagaaaataaaatttatagttaattttgactaaaaatttaaatttatctgaATTATATAGTGGAGaccaaaaatatattttttattttttatttttataaatttatcatgaattatcattaaatagtaaaataagaaTATCACTTATTAGAATATAAACTGGACAGAAAATGTATTGAAAGTGGTCCGAAATTTACTTATAAATTTTGGTCCATAAAAATAGAAGAATTAGAGATTTGGCTCTGATTTCAATTCTTAGTAATAATTATACTACAATCGAAATCGAATATCTCTAATAAATCCATCAAATTGGTGGATTAGGAAGGTCTTTtcttaaaaatcttttaaaaccttcaaatatttttaaaaatttgattttcttcacaaataataaaaatttattaaggtttaaaaattatgaaaaacctTACCttataaaatcttattttactTTACATCCTCCCTATTAGAGTGTAAATAAaacgaaaaggaaaaaaaaaagagttatcTTCCATTTCCTCCCATTTCTGAAAGTTTCACTATTAGAAACCTAGGTATAGCTTTCatgctttcttccattttccatCCCTTTCTCTCGTGAGATGAAAAATTCATttcattcatatatttttttaagttaaagaTTGGACAAAAGAGGCATAAATAAGGATAAATAAAGAGAgaaatttcatgttttaaaaagGTAAGTGatcgaaaaaattatttataaaagattAGAATAAAATCGGTTTTATTCTTATATTTATTGAAGTATTTTTAAATGAAGGGAACGAGTAGTGATTTTATTTAATCTTTTCATAATATTTCAAGaacaaatttaaatgaaaaaatgtagtatttttttatctcattatATAATTAAAGAGTAAATTTAgctttttaaataatttcttatcaTTAATATTAGTCACGAATAACaattaatttctcttttttcaatttttgatttttttttacttttgaaaatgattttttttttattcacagATTTAACCCGAtggtaaatatatttaaataaatttgagagatctcaTATTCTATTCTCccaattttcatttcaaaaaaaacaaCTTCCTTAATCTATCTAATTCAAGTAACAAAtgcttaataatataaaattcatgTAGACAAAGGTATATGTACAAGATATTGGAGACAAAATCAAAGCAACTACAgcgaacataaaaataaaaaagtattttttttggagaaatattttttttctggagaattatattttttgaaagaaagagaattccatatatatatttaaaaaaaaaaaagagttgctGCGAAGGTGCATTTAATAATACATTGAATTCTGCAAACCCAAAATTTAATAGACACATGACAGGGCCTACCATCCCATTTTCTTTCCATCTTCCCCACTGCTCTTTCTCACCTCTTCTTTAAATATCACTTTTATTCTGCAACTCTCCCTGATCTCCATTAATACCATCACCCAACTTTAACAGACATTCACATTTCACTGTCCAAATCCCACCATTTAAGCTTTTGCACAGGCAGCATCCCAACCACTGATCTACATTAGCTCATCTGAAACAAGAAAAACAAATGAAGATCGCTTCACTGTTCAAGTCCAAAGAGACAAAGCTTCCTCATCCATGGCAAACATGGGCTCATCCCTGCAAGCATCCCAAGACTCATTCTCTCAGGTTTGAAGATGACATTTTCAAGACTGTAAATTCTGTGTATTTTGATCCTGCTGATGGGGTTGAAACGCCTGAATCCTGGTTCACAAACTCGTCGGAGACTGGTAGCTTGTCAACTGATCAGTCTGAGCACTTTGACGGACAATCATTAGAGGTGGTCGTACGTGGAGTGAAATCAGAGAGACTCTTCTTTGAGCCTGGTGAAACGAGTTCAATACTAGAAGAAGCAAAGCCTAGTGGGTTTCCTTTCAAGGAAAGTGTAGTTTTAGCAATGGAGTCTGAGGATCCATATGTTGATTTCAGGAGATCAATGGAGGAGATGGTGGAGTCTCATCAACTTAAAGATTGGGAATTTTTAGAAAAGCTACTGGTATGGTATTTGAAGTTCAATGGTAAAAAGAATCATGGATTTATAGTTGGAGCATTTATTGATCTGCTTGTTGGAATTGAAGCTGCTGCTTATTGTGATTCTAATACTAATTTTTCCTCTGctgtttcttcattttcttcatcTGCTTTGTGTTCATTTGAAAATGGGTTTAATGAGATTGAGGAGGAAGAAGATATAGTATAGTCTTAGTTTCCATTGtataatttttgtaaatattagtaggatcaaagaggaaatattaaaaaaaaaaaaaatcatgagatgctctctccctctctctctctctctcccacttACATATAGAAATCATGAATTCTCCCTTCTCTAAGAGTACCCAATATCATTTCCACGCTTTTCTTCTCTTATTTTCCTCCGGCCATGTGCAATTAGTGCATGAAGACCATTGATgatgaaagaaaatttaaagatttatgCATAATATTAGAGAGCTCTTCACtatttgccttggatttatgcTAATATTTATCTTATTGGAGACATAAATTTTACGATTAAACGGAAATGGAGATTAAACGGAAATGGAGAGCGGGGAATTCAAACCTgagatctctcagatttactcgaatgcacttaccatcaggctaaacctgtgagtgcgttaaaattatatatttatttcttattttctttaatattgTGATTAATATATCTAATATTGTGTGTATGTTGCAACAATAGCAATAAATTTGTAGACTTATATTTCCATCTAAACTATTTAATTAAATCCTAAACTCATTCCATCATTGCATAAAGAAAATTGTATTAGAGACCAATGTGCTAAATAGAGCTTAAAATTTTTAAGCAATTAATGTATTCCATTTAAACTGAAATAactaatcaaattgaattaatttaaaattttaatttaattttatatttttttgctttaattttattttaattattttgattcgtttttattttaattaaaaaaaattgacaaaatcaaatcgaattgattaattataatactatattattttattaatataggcATATCATATctcaattaaaattgaaatacttttagttaaattttaaagtattaaaaataaaatataaaaataaaaaataaaaaatctattaaaaattattgttcgaattaaatcaaattaaattgattcgaataaaatttaatttaaattaatttttccctTAATTTACTTcaatttaacttttataaatatttaaatttaagtttttatttatttagttaattctgaactaaatgaattattaaaatttgcAAATCTTAGAAGTAAAGGACTACTTGACTTGAGTTGACAGACTAATGGTTATACAACTACATGAAAACCCACAAAGCAGAGAAGTGGATTCTACATCATGAATATTCTTGAAACAACGGTAGATGCCATATCAGAAGAGTGAATTAAGAAAAATCTGTtgcaaatttaaaattcattatatcAAGTGGATCCTCTTTGAGACACcactaaaatatttaatcattcatattattttaattaataaattaaactgaTTATATCAAATATTTATATGCTTGTACTATTTAGAGTTAATCTAATTAACATAATAACTAAaatgataatatataatttaatttctataattataaaaatataaaaattaacttaaattattcatataaaaaaattataaatagccttatttattattgattgtattctaaatttttataaaatgataaaattaattatgttttattaattagaaGTAAAATGACAAAATTACTTAGAACaatcttattattttataaatatttaaagcatagttaatttgtaaaaaataaagtagataaaattaacaattaaatgagatcatatttgtaacgactcgaaaatcggaccgttaccggtgctaggattcagatcgacttaaggttttCGAAatctgtagcaagcctaacatacatcctgtacatctgataaaatttcatacataatcatacattttcataaaaactttaaatttttcatataccaaacttgacctgtgcatgcaccataattataaacataaaaccccatactagagctctcatcatgaaacatcatgaaacatgcatgcaaaacaggcaaaggaaggctggacaggggacttttggcgacaggttcggcggccgaaggtccctcaagatccgaaagtcaggcactttcgggggcaggttcggcggccaaaactccctcgagagccgaaagtccaaactttcgggggcgagtttaggcggcctaaagctgcctccacaaccaggttcagcggtcgaacatggcttcggcggtcgaacctgggttctccagaatggcagaacccgattcgcctctctcatctagcctcccaaaaccctccaaactcatactcaacactcaaaagcatgcataaacacatcatcaagcatataagggtataaaactagcctataccctaacaaacatcacatttagcatcaaactaacataaaccctaacattttacaactagcctaaacatgcattaaacacccataaaaccccttaaaacttacttaaaacctaaaagaagaggaggatctacacttacctcttgaagatcgagaggagatgcgatctcaaacttggagatatggaggaatgagctcccggggtctccaagcttcaaaacattgatcttagctcaaaaatcttcaaacaaaggtaaaaactcataaaaatcatgagagacttaaaagaaaagcacaagatcgacaaggggtggcggagactcaccttgctcggaaatggagagagaaaactcgcccattttcggacagggggccctttataggtggctagccataCCACTTTCaggggccaaaagtgcctccgcatccgcCCCATAttctgcggccgaacctggatttttccCTCAagcttttttcttttgaaaactcaatttctttcttcattaaaatcataaaaacatataaaaacattttagaaaagctgttttacccttctagaggttccgacatccgagattccgccggaaagtagaaattccgatgctggggtctagccaagtattacattcttcccctcttaagaacattcgtccccgaatgttcaacaaacaagcatagcatggtataaacataaacacataaaaacacatcaacactaaccttaaaagaggtagGGGTATTACTGgagtatagactcccgtgtctcccaggtacattcttctacattatggtgattccaaaggattttcaccatcgggattcccttgttcctcagctttctgatctgcgtgtctatgatccgcactggctgctctacaaaggtgagatctcctaggatctctacatctggctcactaaaaaccttgtccggatctgatacgaacttccgtaatatggaaacatgaaaaaccgaatggattctctccattgaagcaggtaggtctagcttgtacgatacattctcaatcttctgcaagatttcaaagggttcgatgtaccgtggagctagcttacctttcttcccaaaatgaatcacccctttcataggagacaccttgagcaacaccatatctccctcctggaactctacatgcttcctgcagacatctgcatagcttttctgccggctcacagcagttctgatcctttctctgataatggacACTACCCTGCttgtgatctctactagctcagtccctgctaaggccctttctcccacttcttcccagcaaacaggtgacctgcactttctcccataaagagcttcataaggagccatcccgatgctagcatgatagctgttattgtaggcaaactccaccaagggtagatgttgcctccaagaaccgccaaaatctagcacacacattctgagcatatcttctatagtctggatggtcctctctgactgtccgtccgtctgtggatgaaaagcagtgctaaagtctaacctggtacccatagcgctctgcagactccgccaaaacctggaggtgaactggggtcccccatttgacactattgaaacgggagccccatgcaatcTGACAATTTCATTaacatacacttgcgccaatttatccacagaatagccactcctgacagagatgcagtgagcagatttggtcaatctgtccacaatcacccatatggagtctagtctgttggacgttgccggtaaccccaccacaaaatccatagctacattctcccattttcactctggaatcagcagtgggttaagcattccagccggcttctgatgttccagcttcaccccctggcatacctcgcaggcggacacgaactgtgtcacttctcttttcatagctggccaccaataaactcttttcagatcctggtacattttggtggctccaggttgaacactgtatctagcattatgagctttcctcataatgtctcccttcagactcacgtcatctagtacacataacctgctcccatagcggaggatccctttgttgtcaaatctaaactcttcattcttgcctgtctggactgctcttgctatcttcaccaactctgggtcctcatgctgtttctgagccacctgctccagaaatacgggtgtcactctcatctgagctatcaaagcacccgtaccagacaactccaactgcagcccttcatcaatgagcttatagaattccctcaccaccggtctcctctctgctgcaatatgggatagactgccaagtgatttccggcttagggcatctgccacaacatttgccttacccggatggtactgaattttgcaatcatagtcactaagcagttctacccatcttctctacctcagattcaactctctctaactcaagatgtactgcaaactcctatgatctgtaaagatctcaattttattgtataatatcaattttatatttatttattataatctttataaatttaaaaattcaatcgattatattatattattaataatttatcaaaaaaattataaattatcttatttattattaattgtattctaaatttttataaaataaaaaagttatttcatgttatattaagaattattccgtcatttcataaaaatttaaagtataaatagtaaaatttaaaatataattagatggattatttcatatatattagtttatatttatttattatgattttataaattttaagtattcaatcaattaaattttaattagagtgttgaataaattattttaaatagtgTATATGTCGAAATAAAAGTTTGGAAAAATGAAAATCAGAACTACAGCCATAGGAATGTGAATCTCTGAAACCTAAGAGATTAATTTGTGAAATTCGACTCGGTTATTCCATTTCCGAAGCCCATATATTTTGTAAAGATCGAAATCAGGCCCTTTTATACTTATGCGCGCCATCTGGCAGTGGCGCAGGAAAAATGGGCGGCTAGTAATTGTAATTCCTAATTTGTTTCCATTATTTCACCGTGGAAATGTAAATCTACCATGACGACCTGAATTTTCTATGCTTAATTACTCAAGTTTATTGTAAATTTGAAATGTATACGACAGTAAAAGATTTAACAAATGCAATTTAACTGTGGTTAAACGTATATTTATTAATCAATTGAATACTTCCAAGTAAAATCGTAAGTAATTCCAgttttagaaaatataatatttaaacatgAATTAATTAactcaataattaattaatatgagcAGGTGCTCTCTAGTGGACTGTGGATGGTGGCTAACCATTATTGGGTTTTACATAAATGGCATCCATACTTTAATCCTTTGAATCCTAGTGTGGAGAAGGCTCTTGTTCGAGTTCGTTTAccaaattaaataattgaatattttaataatctatTCTTATCGAAGGTTGGGAATAGAATTAATAGGATGGTGCAGATTGACAAGACCATAAGAGATGTTTCAATGGATAAGTTTGCTAGGATTTATGTAGAACTTGATTTGATAATGTCCTTGTTACCTAACTTTCGATTTTATAAGCAAGGTTAAACATGTTGAGTATGAAAGGCTGCACAAGTTTGTTTTTTCTGTGATTGCTTTGAACATAGATTGGAGAGT
This window harbors:
- the LOC110619629 gene encoding transcription repressor OFP13, whose product is MKIASLFKSKETKLPHPWQTWAHPCKHPKTHSLRFEDDIFKTVNSVYFDPADGVETPESWFTNSSETGSLSTDQSEHFDGQSLEVVVRGVKSERLFFEPGETSSILEEAKPSGFPFKESVVLAMESEDPYVDFRRSMEEMVESHQLKDWEFLEKLLVWYLKFNGKKNHGFIVGAFIDLLVGIEAAAYCDSNTNFSSAVSSFSSSALCSFENGFNEIEEEEDIV